From Oryzias melastigma strain HK-1 linkage group LG17, ASM292280v2, whole genome shotgun sequence:
aaattattagccaaaagccaaattagccaaaaattggaaaaaagtctaattgtgtcaaaacagctagcaaaatgctCAAATtatagctaaaagccaaatttgtCTAAACtactttgaacattttctaattttgacaaaacagctagcataatgctaaaacattagctaaactccaaattagtcaaagaactggaaaaaaaaggtctaaatcagccaaaaactaCTAGCatgtgctaaaataaaagctaattccaaattatcataaaaacccagtagttgcagaatattttaaagttttaatagtgTCTTTGGCTGAAAGTATTTGtggaagttcacaagtttcagtgtgcacaaagtttttgaaggatttgagcaatttctcattcatttccgaTGGGGCTCAATgtttcaaaaactatcaagtttataaataccaaaagtataagcagtaatgttctgaatgttttgataccaagattgttgaaattgctgaaagtttgagtttttcgtgctgaaaaacgtactgAAAGTAGCAGGAGAATCACCAGTTTGAATGCAGTAAAGCATTCAGACAAAAGTTCTGTTTCAAAGTAGCTTTCAATCAAGATTAAGGGTTCCGtggtatttctttctttttattgtgtgaattaTCAAAACGCGGAAcaaatttagtcaaattttagaactctttgtggcccacaagtaaAAAGCTTTACTCATTTcgggtgtaaacagatggatgacaggaagtggctgtgagtttttaatgaactcctgcagaaactttcctagaaaatgacaatttttattttttttttgtgactaaaACGGCTAATttaaaagacccctgggaacgctttttaaaacaaaaaaacatcttctttCAGGGGGTGTGCTGCATTGATGAGTTCGACAAGATGGACATCAAAGACCAGGTGGCCATCCACGAGGCCATGGAGCAGCAGACCATCAGCATCACCAAAGCCGGAGTGAAGGTAACAGCGCAAAGccttgaaattaaaaaaggatGATGGAAGGAGCATAAAAAGGTGAATTTTTGCGGTTTCAGGCGACCCTGAACGCTCGCACGTCCATCCTGGCAGCGGCCAACCCCGTCGGCGGCCGCTACGACCGCAGCAAGAGCCTGAAGCAGAACGTCAACCTGTCCGCCCCCATCATGAGCCGCTTCGACCTCTTCTTCATCCTGGTGGACGACTGCAACGAGGTGCGTTTGTGTGAAGGGTTTGTTTTTCGTCGGGTTTTGGCCCATCCCGTAACCTCTGTCCTCGCCGATGTCAGGTCACGGATTACGCAATCGCTCGGCGAATCGTGGACCTGCACTCCCGCGTGGAGGAGTCCGTGGACAGACTTTACTGTCTGGACGAGATTCAAAGATACCTGCTTTTTGCCAGACAGTTCAAACCAAaggtgtgttgttgtttttttaagcctttaacggtgaatctttcattttttttaaagtgtctcATCCTTCTTCCAGATCTCTAAAGAGTCTGAGGAGTTCATCGTGGAGCAGTACAAGCGCCTCCGCCAGCGGGACAGCTCGGGGAGCATCTCCAAGTCTGCCTGGAGGATAACGGTGCGGCAGCTGGAGAGCATGATTCGCCTCTCTGAAGGAATGGCGCGCATGCACTGCTGCGATGAGGTACAACCTCCACCCACattcaaaataacaaacatcCCGCTGCACCTTTTTGTCTGACAAAACTGCAACTTCAGGTGCAGCCCAAACACGTGAAGGAAGCCTTCCGCCTTCTCAACAAGTCCATCATCCGAGTGGAGACTCCTGATATCAACCTGGAGCAGGAGGACgaagtggaggaggaggagcagcagcaggaggaaggTGGTGCTTCGCTCTTCctcatcaatttaaaaaatttaaaaatgtcactcGCATTCATCTGTTTTATGATTACTTCTCTGTTTTAAGGCAACAATGTTCCAAATGGAATAAACGGTCATGCTGAGGGTATAAACGGTCACGTCAATGGCCACGTGGAGGATATGAACGGCCACGCGGAGCCCAGCAGTCAGTCCAAGCCGTCCCTCCGCCTGTCGTTCTCAGAGTACAAACGCATCTCCAACCTGCTGGTGCTTCACCTGCGCAGAGTGGAGGAGGGTACGCCACCTGGATTTTCCAGATTCTCCTCTttgcatttgtctttttttgttgtttttaacatttttaacctgTGCTGtagctgaggaagaggaggagctgaagaaaaACGCCGTGGTGAACTGGTATCTGAAGGAGATCGAGTCAGAGATCGACTCAGAGGAGGAGCTGATCAATAAGAAGGGCCTGATAGAGAAGGTCATCCACAGGCTGGTGCATTACGTGagtctgctagttttttttttaaataatataaagtaaaactgtcaattcaataaaaaaaattctgcctCCTTTTTAGGACCATATCCTTATCGAGCTGTCCCAGGCAGGACTGAAGGGCTCAGAGTCTGGGAgcacagaggaagaggaagttGTTCTGGTTGTCAACCCCAACTACACCCTGGAGGACTAAACTGCCCCTACTGTCTGCATCAGCAACCATCCGTGATGCTTCATGCATTGCAGGCCTCTAAAAGgctgttagatttttttttccttctcttttgagtttaaagtttaaattgtaaatatgtTTCAGCTGCTTTTTCTAGCCCACTGACTTCTGTGTAACCTAAACTTGAAAGCTTTTCATAATGTGCATATTcaatacaaaaacacataaaaaacgtTTAAAGTTGTTATTTGTGTATTATGATGCAAATTGAATGCTagtttgaataataaaaatatttgtaagcaaaaaaatgtgtgccgTTCTTTGTGCATTGAAGTGTAGTTTTAGTCTTGGACGGTAGGTGGCAGTGCCTCCAAGATGATGCATAACTGCGCATGTGCAGGATTTGATAACAAACATGGCGTACCACCTGATAAGGGACGCTCTTGCAGGTAAAACTATATTTACCTCGTCAAATCTATCATGTGTGATGTTGTTTTTGATGTCACGGCTCCATTCTGTAGTTTTACATGTAAACTTCATGACAAATAaccttttagcaaaaatgtacaTCTGAAAAATGAGTTTGTCTTTCAGGGCTGCACCGGCTCCCCCGGAGGATACTAACGCAGCATAGCAGGGGAGCCTTAAACGGTTCTCCCGCCGTCTGGATGTGCAGCTCCACGACACAGCCCAAGGGTTCGTCGGAAGAACATTCTTCTGCCCGGAGAGACGAGGAGGAAACGGCGGAAAGACCCGAATACATCCCCAGGAGAAAAGCGAAGAACCCCATGATGAGCATTGGCTACGCTTGGTACGTTCCGTCCTCCACTTTCTTCAcaacatttgaaacaaacatATCAAACTACTGTTAGCTTGGATTTTCTTACTACGTTTGTGTTactaaatgttatttattatttaaatatacacaataaaaacatgtagcaaaaacatttccagctATTTGCAGCTTGAAGGCGAACTATTGTTTTCAGTGGTTTGGTGATTCTTGAAATCTACAATGTCAGTCAAGGGCACATGACGTCATTTTGCTTAGTCATTGTTTGGATGAGGTGGTCCTAAGAAAATCTGTCGCATTTTGGACAGTTTCACATTTGATTTCTGATATTAGAGCATGGTTTGTGAGtgtatttttcaaatgattGTGAGATGGTATGGTCTTCTTAATTGATCTGTATTTGAGCTGCTCTCTTGAGGGACGCCACAGCGAATCAAGTGCCTCCATCTGACTCCATCCTTAGCCTTCTCCTCGCTGACTCATGTCTTCATCTATGAACGTGTTCTTGTGGTCCTCCTTCCCTGGTAGCTTCAACCACAACATTTGTTTACCAACGTACTCACTGTTTTTCCTATGATTGAGTCCATAACATCTcaatctgcttccctgcattcatctccaaaacatctaacatgagCTGTTCCTTTTATTCCATTAAACTGTGGACTCCCAAAGTGAACCTTAACCTCTGGATCTCTGCTACGTTCAGCTCTgccctctgttttttttctcaaagtcaCAGTATCTTGAAGGGGCCCTCCcatgaaaattcaactttttgaggtttGAAGAGCATTATActcttcattcctctctataaaggcagtattttgatcagttcatgCTTTTAagaataatcctctaaaaacctacactctcagctgcagcagctcgcATACCCACCAAAACAAGCAGGTGGAatcatgctgacgtcagcacaaTGTGAACCGTTTTATTCTAGTATATTATTAGATTATATATCTGCCATCTGCATGTGTTTGTCAGTGGAGGAATATGAGAGAGCAGGGGAAGCCCCTCCCCTCCACACTGCTAGGACAGACTGTGCACACACTGTCATGTTCGTGACAAGCCCCTTCTGGTGGACTTctaggaaattaaaaaaaaatacaattaatggAAAGAGGGGACCTGGAATCCTCCGTGAGTTGAAATATTGCGATGGTTCGCCATACCGATCTTTTGTCCCACCTCTACAGGTAACACCTGAAACCTTTCTCCATTCATTCTAATTTGCATGCACACACCTTTTTAACCTCTTTCCCACACTGCTGTCCTGGACTCTTGACATCTGAAGCTCTCCACCTCTGCTCCAGTTTCTCTCATTTAcacaaagatattttttttagttgcacCTCTTTTCCAGAGCAGACTTTCACCtctctagatgttcctccacctgctccctgctctcactaTAGATCAGTGTCATCTTGAAACATGATCCACAGAGATTCCTGTCTGACCTAATCTCTCCGTCTATCAAACAAGAAGAGGCCCAAATCGGATCTTAGTGGAGTCCCACCCTCAGCTTAAACTCGTCACACCTAAAGCACATCtaaccactgtcttacagcccctATTTATGTCTTCCACATCTCCTATGTACTTCTCCCGACTGTACTGACTTTCTTTAGAACCTGCAAAGACACAATGCAGCTCTTCTGACTTTCTCTTTGCTTCTCCAGAAGTATTGTTAAGTCTTGATGTGTGGAACATTACATTTTGGGTTACATTACCACAGTCGTTTGAgagggttagctcaaatattagcttgggTGTTAAAAAcgataaagaaaatatcttCTTCCTTTGAAATAAATCATGCAGTAGCTCACAAATACTCCCCTCTGACCTCAGCTTAACTTCCACTGCCCTTCTCAGAACTTCAGTCTGACTCATCAGTTTGAATTCTTCTGTAGTTTCcaattattcatgtatttttttctcttaaaaacagcCTCCACATGATTCAAGGATCCTCTCAATCCTAGATCTTATTACAGTTCAGTCAGAAACTCTTCCCTCCTGAACACTTCCATACCCtcattccttttttatttaaagcagttttttttctaattttcttagaaatcaaatcagttttttattttttattttttttttttactgaaaggTAGGTGGAGtcttaaaatactttattttgttccaTCTATTGATTCGTTTTTAAGTCGGGCGGAGTAAACACAAGTCAGTGTGGCTGATCTAGTTCAGAGTTTAGACTCCTGCAGTATGTGTGACTCCATAGATCATCTGTGCAGTTTGAATGACCAGGATTTTGTCATTAACAGTCATGAAGACACGTGGATGATGTTGATTTAAACACCGAACTGTTCTGAGGATTCTTTTAGTTTGGGTTTGGTGGCTGTGAAGACCACAAGACCTGTGAATATTCATCCAACACTTAAAGTATGATTTAGATTCTTCTGTCCTCCTCAGTAGTTCTGTTCCCTTAAGTAtggatttgttttgtatttatttaataagcTGATTCGCTATGGCGACCGATGATGGGAAGTGCCAATTCCCAACATCCTTAAACTGGTTTATCTCCTCAGACCATCAAAACCAAATGAGCCCTATAACTTAATgcacatttggaaaaaatattaaaacattgtttttaaaccGTGTGCAACGCAAGAGTCTGTGCATGTGCTGACTAATATGTTTGTCTGTGCAGGATTATAGGTCTACCCAGCGGCATCATCGCCTTTGTTCTTGCCAAGAGACAAGTggacaaaaacagactgaagcAGCTTAAAGTCAGACAGAGGATGAAACTGTCAAATGAAGGCGACTACGAGGGGAGCCGCTACCGCCGCCATACCCAGGAGGTCAAACTGGACCAGTGATGTGGTGCAAATGGGATTCAAAAGACTACAACTCAGTTTTAAAGAGTGTATTTAAACAGAGATCATTTATGTTACGAATGAAACCTctcaaagaaaagttttgtATTTAATATGAACAAGTAACAGTGTCTCTTCATTGCTAATATGCATTTACAGCTGCTCAGCTTCAAACCGTTGGCGCCTTACAGTCCTCGACTGGACCGCATGAGAAAGGTGAACAATTTGGTTCTGATTGTGTTTTCCTGAGTAGAAAACCACCCTGTCTATTTATATGAgaataattgcaaaaataaaaacagcgtCCTTCATAGCACAACTTGGAACCGTCAGAACAGCTTAAAACACAATAACAGAAGTTTAAGGTTTGTAACTTtatgtaaacagaacaaaaaaatagtacTTGTGGgtacaaaactaaaaacaattgTGGTGACACATTTgtggattttctattttcttaagattgaaaaaaaaaaatctgtcatctCTATCCAGGACAGCTCATCAATATACAAGAAGTTTATTAAGTAAACAGATCCATTCtagctttactttgaaatataTACATctataaatgtctaaattatcCGTAAAAAAAATTTAGTGTGAAAGTTTCATTTACACTGttgaatgtaaaatatttagccCTTAGGTGCTTTACTTGAATCTATGAAggaatatgaaaataaaatagtttgttgCTTAAGGCTTCATCCACAAACCCAGATTCTGAGCAACATTTGGGAATCTTATTTGGAGGCGCCGATAATCTGCAGTATGAAAAGGAAGATTTGTACAATGTCGACGTAGAGGGAGAGAGCGGCGAACACGTACTCCTCCTCGCTGAtggagtacttcctgtttcctaTCAGAAGCTGCGTGTGATATGCCAGGAACTGGAAGACACAAACAATCAACGACAGTTAGGAGGAATTTGGCagaggaaatgaagaaaaaagttaacataAGAAAGAAGTCAAAACACTAACCAGAGTGAAGACGATGGCTCCAAGAGCTGCATACAGCATGTGCAGCCATGGAATCTACAACCACAAAACCAGTTaataaaataatcctaaaaaaaaaaaattcttggttCAAATCAGCTGTAAACTCACGTATTTGAACGACAGCACGATGACTGTGATGATCCCAGTCACAAGCATAACAATCCCAAGCACGCAGAAAAGGCCCTGGCATTTGGTGAAGTCAACCTAGACGTTGGAACCCCACAGCAGCGTGTTACCACATGTTCCTGAGTAAATGCATGGAAGCTGGAGGAAGCAGCTACACACCTTTGTCTGGAAGCAGAAGACTGTGACGGCGATGCAGACGACAGCAGTGATCCCCAGAGCCAAGAACACCGATTTTATGTCATAATAACTGaacaataccaaaaatacaaaatcagtAAAGTCAACGTAAccgatttttaaagtttttattaattaatgtttACCTGGAAATGGTTCCAGTCATGTAGGACAATGCCAGAGTCTGTATAACAGAAACATAACAAGGTTTGAAGcagatttttactaaaaaacattaaataacatgtaatTCAGTCATTTATAATCACATTCAAAGATCATTAGATTGGTGGCAGACATACTGAGCTTTCAAATTAGGATAGTCTTAAGAATTTGATCTGATTAACCCTTTAGAAACCCACTACAAATTATcgacaggaaataaaaaatttggggaaaaaaatatattttttaaacttttaaggaaatccacaatacatttttaaatgagatatAGACTGCATTAATTATGATATTCTGGGTCGTTTTTGCTCCCAAAACGATTGCAAATGTATTGACATGAGTGTTCAGGGGGGAAAAGCACCTCAAATTTGaatcacacatttaaaaatggatccaagaattattttttttgtattctttcaaaacaataaatagtaatttaaaaataacattacatGAGTTATTCTCCCAATAAAGCTCTGAAAATTGGCTAAACATTTCCCGCCAAAAGAGTCATgggagcagccattttgaaatgagtggGAAAAAGCcattctactgcccctagtggaataataatgaactgcagggcagaaaatGTGTACCAAGTTCTATacagtgggtttttaaggaaattttggatcatgctaataaGAAAGGGGTCATAGAAATGTGGGTGCCAAATATGATAGTGGATATTGTTGAAGCGAAGTTCCCCGACCCTCCTTCTGATGGGTCTGGAGTCAGGAACCTTAAAGTGAGTGTAATCAAAATCAACCAACAACAAGTTCACACAAAAGTCACAATATCAGTTTCACCTTCACGAAGGGAGAAGCCCATCAGTCACCCAGCAACGTGGCTCTCTCTAGAACTCTGTGTGTTCCCCCGCAACAGGCTGGATTAATTTATACATCTGTGATGCGTGAATCCTCACACCCAATCACCATAAAGTACAAATGCATTTCTCCTAATAAGGCAGAGTGACTTTTACAGacatgaattgtgttttttccacTCAGTGACTTTTGCTTGACCTGTGTGACAAGTGCAGCTACTCTCACTTCTTGTTTTAGCTGTCTCCCGTTATTCACTCTGCCGTGAGCACTACCTCATTTCATTCTCTGCATGTGAAAAACAGAATACTTCTTCAATATATAGGGTTAACAAAGaaatttactataaaaaaatatttttttatttattttttgttttatttttttttttcaggctggCCTTTTAAGAACATATCAAACAGCCTGGACAGTCTTTGGAGgagtttctgttttgtcttcTATGTTTTTTTCGTCACCTAAAATGCaataagtaacaaaaaaaaaattaaacatcgGAGGAAACAAACTGTTCTGAACAAAACAGTTCAAGTATAAACGTACctcataaaagcaaaaataaaaacttaatctGTTCAAGGTTAAGTTTTTATGAAGACAATAAACCATAATACCTGATTTTGATGCTTGAGCTGATAAGTTCAGGTTCATCTTAAAACTGAAACTGACATTTGGCCAGGAGTGGTTTTGAAATGTGGTGAAACGGCTAAGATATAGAGATAAAGAGCTCCGGCAACACTAACTGGTAGAAacatgccaaaaaaaataaaataaaaactctagagtaagtgaatatttttagtttGGTGTAAACTAACTCTGTACTCACAAAGATGAACAGCAGAATAATGTTCCATGGATGCTTTCTCctgtaaatcaaaaaaataaaaacagtattaatgtttttctccaaattGCTACAAACCTCCTTTAAGTGTTCTGTTGTCACTCACCGGGGGCCCTTGCAGCACACCAGCACAATGTGGGtgactagatatatagcactgagaggaaaaagaataagatttaagtgtgtgtgtgtaggtttCAGTCATTTTGATTAACAATGTAGATGCTGGAGTAAGACTTACTATGAAGCCCAGTACACAGCTGGGTTGTTTCTTACAAAAGTTCTGACCGGATTGCTGAAGGAAACAGAGGGAAAGTTTAATTCGGCACTGCTGACGCTCAACCAGACTAACCACACAAATTTACTCacacaaatgtgaaaatggCAACAATGCCGGTAGTAAGGAGGAGCTGAGACGCCAAAATTAAGTACACCTGAATAAGACAAGGAGATAGAAGacaccaaaaaaaacagttatgttTGATTAATCCGATGGTTTATTCTGTGAAGCATCTCAAGTTAAATTCACTACATAGTGAGgtacacacacagagacacttATGTACAACCACTACaaaaaattagtaaatttatatttatttagagGGTTCTtagtatcaaaataaaatacaaacatgcaCAGCTGGAATTCGGCAGAAGCCTGTTTAAAAAAGAGGGTTCATATACAAGCTGAGGATTTCAAGAGAAAGCCTCATCAATGTCAGTTAATCCAACAGACCGGACACAGCCATCATCAGTGGAGCTCAAGCATAATGATTCACCATAGcaatggggggaaaaaacaggACTACTAAACAGTAAACACTGAAAATTTGACCCCAACCATCCCAAAAATTTAAATCCTGGAGTACACTCTCCCGCTCACAGCTCCtcacaaaacattacaaaaatggtgagcaatactggagctatctgATCATGCCCAGTCGgacaaggaaaattaagatgttaACAGTTCTATTCGTCTCCAAATAGATTATTCGGGAacggagtggagcagggagcttgtggtccagCCATCCTAGCCCCATATGTCAatgctacaggctttttctaaaagcattttttttaaatctgctctggagtttgtttttttgccttaagatcaaaatgtcacaaattaaCAGCGAAGGAAGAAGCTTCATGGTCAGATGAACTGGCTTTCCTTACCTTTCTGATGAAGGTGTGCCGGACGCTCACATCGCTCCAGTCACTGCCTCTTGCAGCAAAGTCGTCTTCTGCTATCAAACAAGAATATAGATTAGggatcaaaaatataaaacctcTAATTGATCTGTGAAATACTGAATACAGAGAGAAATTGAAAGATCTAAATTCCAATCTTCTATAATGGGTTCAAACATTTAcagtagaaatattttttgatatcaagaagtcctaccaatGGCTGGCAAAGGCAACCTGATAGCACTGAAACTCTCATCCTAGAGACAGGGGACGGACTCTTGAGCACTGGAGTCACAGACccagatctaccacaccagaaAGACCTAAAACATAACTGCAGGGTGTAAGATACAGGCAGGGAAAGGAAACATGGGGTGCTAAAGCTATTTGGCCAAGTGGCTGGAATAGTGTCTAGAAACACGTGCggaatatggactggaaaccgcaaagtcaaaatggaaaaCACCTTTGAAGTGGCAGAGAaggagagagcaaagatcctatGAGACTTCCAGATATGAATGGACAGGATGGTAATCAGACAGcggaaagccgttgtggtggatgtggcagtaccaagagatggtaacatcaagaagaaggaacatgagaaactagATTAAAACCAGGGAGTCAGAGAGggactggagaaagcttggtaATTTTGGTAATTGAAGCACTCAGAGCTGCAAACtacaaactggaggagtggctacataGGATCCCTGGAAAGatctcagacatctcagtccagaaaagtgcagtGCTAGGAACAGCTGAGATACTGTAAAGGACTCTCAAGATCTCAGAGGTAGAGGACTCAAgcttggaggagaaaccacccaCAGAGGATGAGATGGGccttattgtttttaattttcatccTTATGTCAATCATTCTTCCCAGATTCATCAGTTGGGTCACAAAGTTGTATCTTGATCTGGTGACTAAGATATACTGGTCTTACAGGAAATTAGGTTACCTGGTTTCTAAACCTAAACCTCCTTTCAAAGTGCTTTTGTGGAAATAAGATGCAAACAGTTCTATCTTGGCTATGCCTCAATTCCTAGTCATGCAAGgctgaaaaaaacacagcagtTGTAATAGAAAACAAAGCCTTGattgggcttttatttttagtaaacgTCTACTGAACACTGCTGTTCTGCAATGTCTGCTCCATAAAAATTGAGCACTTTAAAGCTactttcacaccaaacgcgatttgaGCAGCAAGGACGCTCTGTTTTAATGCTAAATCAATGTTCAGATGCAATCAGAGGtccttctgtgtgttttga
This genomic window contains:
- the tmbim1a gene encoding transmembrane BAX inhibitor motif containing 1a isoform X2, translated to MSKSDYPPEYNATHGPMYPPQGSNYPQPPAYGFPGYGGPQPGPPSAPYPTSLNAPLFPGQPGGYPPGPYPGQPQPAGPPGYPNPPPMPPIIPPTIPSDMLATEDDFAARGSDWSDVSVRHTFIRKVYLILASQLLLTTGIVAIFTFVNPVRTFVRNNPAVYWASYAIYLVTHIVLVCCKGPRRKHPWNIILLFIFTLALSYMTGTISSYYDIKSVFLALGITAVVCIAVTVFCFQTKVDFTKCQGLFCVLGIVMLVTGIITVIVLSFKYIPWLHMLYAALGAIVFTLFLAYHTQLLIGNRKYSISEEEYVFAALSLYVDIVQIFLFILQIIGASK
- the tmbim1a gene encoding transmembrane BAX inhibitor motif containing 1a isoform X1, whose protein sequence is MSKSDYPPEYNATHGPMYPPQGSNYPQPPAYGFPGYGGPQPGPPSAPYPTSLNAPLFPGQPGGYPPGPYPGQPQPAGPPGYPNPPPMPPIIPPTIPSDMLATAEDDFAARGSDWSDVSVRHTFIRKVYLILASQLLLTTGIVAIFTFVNPVRTFVRNNPAVYWASYAIYLVTHIVLVCCKGPRRKHPWNIILLFIFTLALSYMTGTISSYYDIKSVFLALGITAVVCIAVTVFCFQTKVDFTKCQGLFCVLGIVMLVTGIITVIVLSFKYIPWLHMLYAALGAIVFTLFLAYHTQLLIGNRKYSISEEEYVFAALSLYVDIVQIFLFILQIIGASK
- the si:ch73-71c20.5 gene encoding DUF4748 domain-containing protein, coding for MAYHLIRDALAGLHRLPRRILTQHSRGALNGSPAVWMCSSTTQPKGSSEEHSSARRDEEETAERPEYIPRRKAKNPMMSIGYAWIIGLPSGIIAFVLAKRQVDKNRLKQLKVRQRMKLSNEGDYEGSRYRRHTQEVKLDQ